In Longimicrobium sp., one genomic interval encodes:
- a CDS encoding TfuA-like protein yields the protein MSTSATGSPPPSVLFAGPTCAPLDPALPARAGFELRPPARRGDVAALLGGAPGTVVLVDGNFHQSLAVGHAELRAALEGGWRVWGVGSMGAIRAWEMRHLGMRGFGRVYEHFLGEDDFQDDEVALLHAPDPPYLPVSEPLVHIRWFLRGLEESGALDGAAAGRVATELKALWYGDRTLELTLALVERHGGPAAGGEARRRMDDFDPWRVKTRDLADFLERGAWRDDGYRPTPRPAPYGPGDTGERLPA from the coding sequence ATGAGCACATCCGCAACCGGCTCGCCGCCGCCTAGCGTTCTTTTCGCCGGGCCCACCTGCGCCCCGCTGGACCCGGCGCTCCCCGCGCGGGCCGGCTTCGAGCTGCGCCCGCCGGCCCGCCGCGGCGACGTGGCCGCGCTCCTGGGCGGGGCGCCGGGAACGGTGGTGCTGGTGGACGGCAACTTCCACCAGAGCCTGGCCGTGGGCCACGCCGAGCTGCGCGCCGCGCTGGAGGGCGGGTGGCGCGTGTGGGGCGTGGGCTCGATGGGGGCCATCCGCGCCTGGGAGATGCGCCACCTGGGGATGCGCGGCTTCGGGCGCGTGTACGAGCACTTCCTGGGCGAGGACGACTTCCAGGACGACGAGGTGGCGCTGCTGCACGCCCCCGACCCGCCGTACCTGCCGGTCAGCGAGCCGCTGGTGCACATCCGCTGGTTCCTGCGCGGCCTGGAGGAATCCGGCGCGCTGGACGGCGCGGCCGCCGGGCGGGTGGCCACGGAGCTGAAGGCGCTGTGGTACGGAGACCGGACGCTGGAGCTCACCCTTGCGCTGGTCGAGCGCCACGGCGGCCCCGCGGCCGGCGGCGAGGCGCGCCGGCGGATGGACGACTTCGACCCTTGGCGGGTGAAGACGCGCGACCTGGCGGACTTCCTGGAGCGCGGCGCCTGGCGCGACGACGGGTACCGGCCCACCCCGCGCCCCGCGCCGTACGGCCCCGGCGACACCGGCGAGCGTCTCCCCGCCTGA
- a CDS encoding YcaO-like family protein, with translation MIRLGSSLRAVAPEATLVHARAMAERLGVSRVTDATRLDRIGIPVFTSVRPGAAPGTLCVNSGKGVRPVDAQVGAYMEAIEFALAEPGASEVRPELATARDVLDGHRRPSAILDFCPRLQQGFDLDAPLAVVETHDLVTDAPARVPAELVLLPYVAPLVDAPGTGSFGSHSNGLASGNSVAEATLHGLLEVIERDVRSFQAIRDTSRRVRTESLPPPAREQVRRVEAAGLEICVRWQPDGFGTPCFEALIWDRFARGSLAINGGYGCHLFAEIALLRAISEAAQSRMSWIHGGRDDLVELDEQLAAVPMKERVRGAAAEFARYAGGAEVDYAEAETRPPPVASIDQALDHTLERVLAAGLRHVCRVAFTPPDEPLQVVRVVVPGMEYFDRSSRRVGPRLHEHIRNRLAAA, from the coding sequence ATGATCCGTCTGGGCTCCAGCCTCCGCGCCGTCGCTCCCGAAGCGACGCTCGTGCACGCCCGCGCCATGGCGGAGCGGCTGGGCGTCTCGCGCGTGACCGACGCCACCCGGCTGGACCGCATCGGCATCCCGGTGTTCACCAGCGTGCGCCCCGGCGCCGCGCCGGGAACGCTGTGCGTGAACTCGGGCAAAGGGGTGCGGCCGGTGGACGCGCAGGTGGGCGCGTACATGGAGGCCATCGAGTTCGCGCTGGCCGAGCCGGGAGCGTCGGAGGTGCGGCCGGAGCTGGCCACCGCCCGCGACGTGCTGGACGGCCACCGCCGCCCCTCGGCCATCCTGGACTTCTGCCCCAGGCTGCAGCAGGGCTTCGACCTGGACGCCCCGCTGGCGGTGGTCGAGACGCACGACCTGGTCACCGATGCGCCCGCGCGCGTTCCCGCCGAGCTGGTGCTGCTTCCCTACGTGGCCCCGCTGGTGGACGCGCCGGGAACGGGGAGCTTCGGCTCGCACTCCAACGGCCTGGCCTCGGGGAACAGCGTGGCCGAGGCCACCCTGCACGGGCTGCTGGAGGTGATCGAGCGCGATGTGCGCTCGTTCCAGGCCATCCGCGACACCTCGCGCCGCGTGCGCACCGAGTCGCTGCCGCCGCCCGCGCGGGAGCAGGTGCGGCGGGTGGAGGCCGCGGGGCTGGAGATCTGCGTCCGCTGGCAGCCCGACGGCTTCGGCACGCCCTGCTTCGAGGCGCTGATATGGGACCGCTTCGCCCGCGGCTCGCTGGCCATCAACGGCGGCTACGGCTGCCACCTCTTCGCCGAGATCGCCCTGCTGCGCGCCATCTCCGAGGCCGCCCAGAGCCGCATGAGCTGGATCCACGGCGGCCGCGACGACCTGGTGGAGCTGGACGAGCAGCTGGCCGCGGTGCCCATGAAGGAGCGCGTCCGCGGCGCCGCCGCCGAGTTCGCCCGCTACGCCGGCGGCGCGGAGGTGGACTACGCCGAGGCCGAGACCCGGCCTCCGCCCGTCGCCTCGATCGACCAGGCGCTGGACCACACCCTTGAGCGGGTGCTGGCGGCGGGGCTCCGCCACGTCTGCCGCGTGGCCTTCACCCCCCCGGACGAACCGCTGCAGGTGGTGCGCGTGGTGGTTCCGGGGATGGAGTACTTCGACCGTTCCTCGCGCCGAGTGGGACCGCGACTGCATGAGCACATCCGCAACCGGCTCGCCGCCGCCTAG
- a CDS encoding YcaO-like family protein encodes MTTYRLPSSLRAVPPETTLAHAREAAVRLGISRVTDITRLDSVGIPVFAGVRPGAVEGSLCVNAGKGVRAIDARVGAYMEAIEFALAEPGASDAEVVMATPRDVLDGHRRSDAVLDFCPIANRGFDLSAPLACTLARELVGGGTTLVPAELVFLPYVHRPGTGNFGSHSNGLASGNTEAEALLHGLLEVVERDVRSFAALGGGSMIIPDDTLPDLAREQLEKVRAAGLGISVRVLPNEFGVPCFEAVTWDPYARTPLYLNGGYGCHLHREIALLRAVTEAVQSRLSWIHGGRDDLLAPSLQVAEQRTALARQASEQFRAHQSQGERMDYDAVPELAGDASSVDEALAAAMERLLERGVRHVCLVNLSRPGEPLQVVRVIVPRLEYLDRESHRVGPRLQAFIRQRRTAAATPPA; translated from the coding sequence ATGACGACCTACCGGCTTCCCTCCAGCCTTCGCGCGGTGCCGCCCGAGACCACGCTGGCGCACGCCCGCGAGGCCGCCGTGCGGCTGGGAATCTCGCGCGTGACCGACATCACCCGGCTCGATTCGGTCGGCATCCCCGTGTTCGCCGGCGTCCGGCCGGGCGCGGTGGAGGGGTCGCTGTGCGTGAACGCGGGGAAGGGGGTGCGCGCGATCGACGCCCGGGTGGGCGCGTACATGGAGGCCATCGAGTTCGCCCTGGCCGAGCCCGGCGCCTCGGACGCCGAGGTAGTGATGGCCACCCCGCGCGACGTGCTGGACGGCCACCGCCGCTCCGACGCGGTGCTGGACTTCTGTCCCATCGCCAACCGCGGGTTCGATCTTTCGGCGCCGCTGGCGTGCACCCTCGCGCGCGAGCTGGTGGGGGGCGGAACCACCCTGGTTCCCGCCGAGCTGGTCTTCCTTCCCTACGTGCACCGCCCCGGCACCGGCAACTTCGGGTCGCACTCCAACGGGCTGGCGTCGGGGAACACCGAGGCCGAGGCGCTGCTGCACGGGCTGCTCGAGGTGGTGGAGCGCGACGTCCGCTCCTTCGCCGCGCTGGGGGGCGGGTCGATGATCATTCCGGACGATACGCTCCCGGACCTGGCGCGCGAGCAGCTGGAGAAGGTGCGCGCCGCGGGGCTGGGGATCTCGGTGCGCGTCCTTCCCAACGAGTTCGGCGTCCCCTGCTTCGAGGCGGTGACGTGGGACCCGTACGCGCGCACGCCGCTGTACCTGAACGGGGGATACGGCTGCCACCTGCACCGCGAGATCGCGCTGCTGCGCGCGGTGACCGAGGCGGTGCAGAGCCGGCTGAGCTGGATCCACGGCGGGCGCGACGACCTGCTGGCCCCCTCGCTGCAGGTGGCCGAGCAGCGCACCGCGCTGGCGCGGCAGGCGTCCGAGCAGTTCCGCGCGCACCAGTCGCAGGGCGAGCGGATGGACTACGACGCCGTTCCCGAGCTCGCGGGCGACGCGAGCTCGGTGGACGAGGCGCTGGCCGCCGCGATGGAGCGCCTGCTGGAGCGGGGCGTGCGCCACGTCTGCCTGGTGAATCTCAGCCGCCCCGGCGAGCCGCTGCAGGTGGTGCGCGTCATCGTCCCCCGGCTGGAGTACCTGGACCGTGAGTCGCACCGCGTGGGCCCGCGGCTGCAGGCCTTCATCCGCCAGCGCCGGACCGCGGCGGCCACACCCCCGGCCTGA
- a CDS encoding MoaD/ThiS family protein has protein sequence MPVMLQLPQSLAVLVGTPSLEASGGTVGEVIADVSERYPALGQRLRDPAGRPYSHVRFFLNDDDVRERGGLAAPVRGGDELVVVPAVAGG, from the coding sequence ATGCCTGTCATGCTGCAGCTGCCGCAGTCGCTCGCCGTGCTGGTGGGAACGCCCTCGCTGGAGGCCAGCGGCGGCACCGTGGGCGAGGTGATCGCTGACGTGTCGGAGCGCTACCCGGCGCTGGGGCAGCGGCTGCGCGACCCCGCCGGCCGGCCGTACTCGCATGTCCGCTTCTTCCTGAACGACGACGACGTCCGTGAGCGCGGCGGGCTGGCCGCGCCGGTCCGCGGCGGCGACGAGCTGGTGGTGGTGCCCGCCGTCGCCGGCGGCTGA
- a CDS encoding FtsX-like permease family protein: MSPPPAPHPDSPPAETSGFRWEARHAVAGWTKSPGLALSVLLTLALAVGAGAPVLGAVRAGRARTVPYLDPLLHGTERLPGWLTAWTPGATLVSRVQDAAFRTLLSIVLVLTLLLLGSALVNVLTLLLSRAAVRRPEVALRAVLGASRRRLGAQLLGEASLLVLPGIVLGVAGAALGAWLLNTSWPVDRAPWARPLLHGGILGAVAVALAGAALGAWMSPVRLAWKVDLRRHLDSGGRATATKGEVLLRNALAVIQLGASLVLLSLAGVLYHSFTRAPDGRALGYDPRGALTARIDLPVGYTPPRRARAWDELLWRVGAVPGVRAAGAATAGAWVGLGTTDQVVSVCPECFEGGFSKPVSTGLARIHAVSPGFFRALGVPIVRGREFGPGDRAGAPRVVVINTTFAYRLFPAGEPLGKLVQVGGHGVELYQAFRSGGVFAAGQGAAEAPDSVGGDWYRVVGIVGEVRGGGIGVGPEPAPVAYVAAPQRPPSAAGLVVRVDGDPRAIAPAVERAVRGAEPRAGWGEAMSMDEYLARFRAPLKWFAELFGVLAAVVLVVAASGLYGVMVYNVERRTREIGIRMALGARPRQVVRMVVGQSLKLACIGAGAGLIAVGSLARLLQEMLFGVDLWDPALYGGLAAVLAAVAVAASVRPARRAASLDPGVALRSE; the protein is encoded by the coding sequence ATGTCCCCGCCTCCCGCACCGCACCCGGACTCCCCGCCCGCGGAGACGAGCGGCTTCCGGTGGGAGGCGCGGCACGCGGTGGCCGGGTGGACGAAATCGCCCGGGCTGGCGCTCTCGGTGCTGCTGACGCTGGCGCTGGCGGTGGGCGCGGGGGCGCCGGTGCTCGGCGCGGTGCGGGCGGGGCGCGCGCGGACAGTGCCCTACCTGGACCCGCTGTTGCACGGAACGGAGCGCCTTCCCGGGTGGCTCACCGCGTGGACGCCGGGGGCGACGCTGGTCTCCCGGGTGCAGGACGCGGCCTTCCGCACGCTGCTTTCCATCGTCCTGGTGCTCACGCTCCTGCTGCTGGGAAGCGCGCTGGTGAACGTGCTCACCCTCCTGCTTTCGCGCGCCGCCGTGCGCCGGCCTGAGGTGGCGCTGCGGGCCGTGCTGGGCGCGTCACGGCGGCGGCTGGGCGCGCAGCTGCTGGGCGAGGCGTCGCTCCTGGTGCTGCCGGGGATCGTGCTGGGCGTGGCCGGCGCGGCGCTGGGGGCGTGGCTGCTGAACACGTCGTGGCCGGTGGACCGCGCGCCCTGGGCCCGGCCGCTGCTGCACGGCGGCATCCTGGGCGCGGTGGCGGTGGCGCTGGCGGGGGCGGCGCTGGGCGCGTGGATGTCGCCGGTGCGGCTGGCCTGGAAGGTGGACCTGCGCCGCCATCTGGACAGCGGCGGGCGCGCCACGGCCACGAAGGGCGAGGTGCTGCTCCGCAACGCGCTGGCGGTGATCCAGCTCGGCGCATCGCTGGTCCTGCTCTCGCTGGCCGGGGTGCTGTACCACAGCTTCACCCGTGCGCCCGACGGCCGGGCGCTGGGCTACGATCCCCGCGGGGCGCTGACGGCCCGCATCGACCTCCCCGTCGGGTACACGCCCCCGCGCCGCGCGCGCGCGTGGGACGAGTTGCTGTGGCGCGTGGGCGCCGTTCCCGGCGTGCGCGCCGCGGGCGCGGCCACGGCGGGCGCGTGGGTGGGGTTGGGGACCACGGACCAGGTGGTCTCGGTCTGCCCGGAGTGCTTCGAGGGCGGGTTCTCCAAGCCTGTGAGCACCGGCTTGGCCCGGATCCACGCGGTGAGCCCCGGCTTCTTCCGCGCGCTGGGGGTGCCCATCGTCCGCGGGCGCGAGTTCGGCCCCGGCGACCGGGCCGGAGCGCCGCGCGTGGTGGTGATCAACACCACCTTCGCCTACCGCCTGTTCCCGGCCGGCGAGCCGCTGGGCAAGCTGGTGCAGGTGGGTGGGCACGGGGTGGAGCTGTACCAGGCCTTCCGCTCCGGCGGGGTGTTCGCCGCCGGCCAGGGCGCGGCCGAGGCGCCGGACTCCGTCGGCGGCGACTGGTATCGCGTGGTGGGGATCGTGGGCGAGGTGCGCGGCGGCGGAATCGGCGTGGGCCCGGAGCCGGCGCCGGTGGCGTACGTGGCCGCGCCGCAGCGCCCGCCTTCCGCGGCGGGGCTCGTGGTCCGGGTGGACGGGGATCCGCGCGCGATCGCGCCGGCGGTGGAGCGGGCGGTCCGGGGCGCGGAGCCGCGCGCCGGCTGGGGAGAGGCCATGAGCATGGACGAGTACCTGGCCCGCTTCCGCGCGCCGCTGAAGTGGTTCGCGGAGCTCTTCGGCGTGCTGGCGGCGGTGGTGCTGGTCGTGGCCGCGTCGGGGCTGTACGGGGTGATGGTCTACAACGTGGAGCGGCGCACGCGCGAGATCGGCATCCGCATGGCGCTGGGGGCGCGGCCGCGGCAGGTGGTGCGGATGGTGGTGGGGCAGAGCCTGAAGCTGGCCTGCATCGGGGCCGGGGCGGGGCTCATCGCGGTCGGCAGCCTGGCGCGGCTGCTCCAGGAGATGCTGTTCGGGGTGGACCTGTGGGACCCCGCGCTGTACGGCGGGCTGGCCGCGGTCCTGGCCGCCGTGGCCGTGGCCGCGAGCGTCCGCCCCGCGCGCCGCGCGGCGTCGCTGGACCCCGGCGTGGCGCTGCGGAGCGAGTAG
- a CDS encoding protein kinase domain-containing protein, with the protein MAGIESLLRGRVLGERYRVEEVIGRGGMGAVYRATDERLGRPVAVKVITAVTVDAESRERMRARFRREAAAAAGLPHHPNVVPVYDYGTDPDTSLDYIVMELLRGRDLATQLQRSGPPPLALALRILVQAARGLNVGHRKGLIHRDVKPGNIFLVEDGDPGEVQVRVLDFGIAKVIDEEDTQTALTRDGRAPLSPAYASPEQLRGDDALAPSADVFSLGAVGYQLLTGQKPYTEADRNRMSVGMPVPAPSIRSRNPAIPAEVETVILRALEHDPAARFPNAGAFADAVEAALRRLEGTSAANAVPSVAGPIVASDEDDDRTALAGDEGTMVAPRPGAGAAGVAGAAMAGAAAGSRPLTPAPMGVPPRTGPAIPPPRRRVQPEPRTGTPPIVWVLLVLALAAAGAAIWYAMSTRGAEDRNDRPLAGLPDSAQKDTTRDSLTVADAPRVDQQGRTLLQQGQFAQAADLFRQAMELDPARADYKDHLAFALIKQGQPAEAATLLEDAIRLDRNYDLAYSHLGDARLALGDTMGAVIAFTRFRDITVNQRDRAIAEQKIAELTAPRPAPVPVDTTTAQPADTAAPAPAPPSAPADTVRISPPR; encoded by the coding sequence ATGGCGGGGATAGAATCGCTGCTCCGGGGGCGCGTGCTGGGCGAGCGCTACCGCGTGGAAGAGGTGATCGGGCGCGGCGGGATGGGGGCCGTGTACCGGGCCACCGACGAGCGGCTGGGCCGCCCCGTGGCCGTGAAGGTCATCACCGCCGTCACGGTCGACGCGGAGAGCCGCGAGCGGATGCGCGCCCGCTTCCGCCGCGAGGCCGCCGCCGCCGCCGGCCTGCCGCATCACCCCAACGTCGTTCCCGTGTACGACTACGGGACCGACCCCGACACCTCGCTGGACTACATCGTCATGGAGCTGCTGCGCGGCCGCGACCTGGCCACGCAGCTGCAGCGCTCCGGCCCGCCGCCCCTGGCGCTGGCGCTGCGCATCCTGGTGCAGGCCGCGCGCGGGCTGAACGTGGGCCACCGCAAGGGCCTCATCCACCGCGACGTGAAGCCGGGGAACATCTTCCTGGTGGAGGACGGCGACCCCGGCGAGGTGCAGGTGCGGGTGCTGGACTTCGGCATCGCCAAGGTGATCGACGAGGAAGACACGCAGACCGCGCTCACCCGCGACGGCCGCGCCCCGCTCTCGCCCGCCTACGCCAGCCCCGAGCAGCTGCGCGGCGACGACGCGCTGGCGCCCTCGGCCGACGTCTTCTCCCTCGGTGCGGTGGGCTACCAGCTGCTGACCGGGCAGAAGCCGTACACCGAGGCCGACCGCAACCGCATGTCGGTGGGGATGCCGGTGCCGGCGCCCTCCATCCGCTCGCGCAACCCCGCCATACCGGCCGAGGTGGAGACGGTCATCCTGCGCGCGCTGGAGCACGACCCCGCCGCGCGATTCCCCAACGCCGGCGCCTTCGCCGATGCGGTGGAGGCGGCGCTGCGGCGGCTGGAGGGCACCTCGGCCGCCAACGCCGTCCCCTCCGTCGCCGGGCCGATCGTCGCCAGCGACGAGGACGACGACCGCACCGCGCTGGCGGGGGACGAGGGGACGATGGTTGCCCCGCGTCCGGGAGCAGGCGCCGCCGGGGTCGCGGGCGCGGCGATGGCGGGCGCCGCGGCGGGGTCGCGCCCGCTTACCCCCGCGCCGATGGGCGTGCCGCCGCGCACCGGGCCCGCGATCCCGCCCCCGCGGCGGCGCGTGCAGCCCGAGCCGCGCACGGGAACGCCGCCCATCGTCTGGGTGCTGCTGGTGCTGGCGCTGGCCGCCGCGGGCGCGGCCATCTGGTACGCCATGTCCACGCGCGGCGCGGAGGACCGCAACGACCGGCCGCTCGCCGGATTGCCGGACAGCGCGCAGAAGGACACCACCCGCGACTCGCTGACCGTGGCCGACGCGCCGCGGGTGGACCAGCAGGGGCGCACGCTGCTGCAGCAGGGCCAGTTCGCGCAGGCGGCGGACCTCTTCCGGCAGGCGATGGAGCTGGACCCCGCCCGCGCCGACTACAAGGACCACCTGGCGTTCGCGCTGATCAAGCAGGGCCAGCCCGCCGAGGCCGCCACCCTGCTGGAAGACGCCATCCGCCTGGACCGCAACTACGACCTGGCGTACAGCCACCTGGGCGACGCGCGGCTGGCGCTGGGCGACACCATGGGCGCGGTGATCGCGTTCACGCGCTTCCGCGACATCACCGTGAACCAGCGCGACCGCGCCATCGCCGAGCAGAAGATCGCCGAGCTGACGGCGCCGCGCCCCGCGCCGGTCCCGGTCGACACCACGACGGCGCAGCCGGCCGACACCGCGGCCCCCGCTCCGGCGCCGCCCTCCGCGCCCGCGGACACCGTCCGCATCAGCCCGCCGCGCTGA